The Onychomys torridus chromosome 4, mOncTor1.1, whole genome shotgun sequence DNA window TAGATGGGGGTAGTGAAGCCCACCAGAGAACCTCCCAGGAGAAAGACCAAGCAAAGAAATCTGCAGAGATGTCATTTGGAAGTGcctgggggggctggagagatggctctgtggttaagagcactgactgctcttctagaggaccctggttcaattcccagcacccacatggcagctcactgtctgtaaccccagttctaggccttctgacaccctcacacagacatacatgcaagtgaaacaccaatgaacattaaataaaaattaaaattaaagactacttaaaatttaaaaaaaaaaaatgcctcggGACACCATGAGAACCTGCCTGTGACCCACTGGTCAGATGTGATGGTCCCCTTCCCTGACCTCTTGTCCACAGCCCCGGGGGTTGGACCCCTTCCCACCCTCGAGCTCATTTGGCTCCACTGGGACCAGGACAGAGACTTCTCACCTGCTTTTCCAGCTCCCGTATCTGCTCCAGGCAGGCAGTCTGCTTCCCTTCCAGCTTCTCCTGGTGCCGCTCCAGGGTCTCTGTCATCTGGGTAGAGGTGAGAAGCCGAGAATCAGAACAGTGCAGGCTAGGTTGGAATCCAGCGCTAATCTCAGCCAGCCAGCAGTGAGTCTTAGGGCAAATTCCTTAACCTCTGGGcaggttttctgtaatttgtaaAATGAGGTACTAGTACTTGGCTCGGGGGATTGGGAAGGGTtacatgtggcagctcacaggaAGCACTCTGGCATCCTGCCTGATGCAAGGTCGGGCCACAGCAGGTGCCAGGCctgttgggggtgtgtgtgtcagcaATGCCCAGGGAAGGAGCTTTAGGGTCATTCTCAGTGGGgctttccttcccctttccatTTCGTGGCACCTCAGGAAGCCTTCCTCACCCACCCCATCTGTTCCCACTCTTCCATGACCGGCTAACTCATGTTTCCCAGACAGTTCCCTTCACACAGGCCAGAGTACTTCCTCTCACTCCTGGCCGCATCTAGGGGCACTTCTGGACAGCATGCCACAAGGGCTGAAAGGAAGGACATCCACATACCCACCCACGCCCATCTAGAGAGTGTTGGGGAAGGACACAGCCCTGCATACCTGCTTGATAGCCTGCACCACTTCCTGGATGTGGGAGTTGTTAATCTCTCTCTTGAGCCTGTGGATGTAATTGGGGTTTTACAAAGGGACTTGGCcaggggcagggggggggggggggggggggcagggtccTAAGGACTCCACAAATAAGAACTTGTTGAAGCAGCAACGAGCAGAGACCAACTTGGAGATGGAGAGGGGGCTCTGGGAGCCCTGGGGCCTACCTACTTCCTCACTAAAACTCACTGGCTTAAAGGCAGCCAGGGTGGGCCCAGGTGGGGAGCACAGGCGTCTAAGTGGACAGGCTGCTATCTCCaggctccccctccctctcccccgtGCATGgtttccctccatttctcctctctgcttaagCAGTGTTGGCAACTGTGTTTTGCTCAAGGGCGACTCGGAGAGATACAGCCGTGGGACCAACTTGTTAGGGGCCAAGAGAGCGGAAGAGCCGTGGGAGGCGAGTTAGGATCCCTTGTAGGAAGACCCTCTTCCAGCTGGAGTAGGGCCTGCCCAGCCGGGCCTCCCCTTCCGGGTTTACCTCTCCTGGGCCACCTTGTCTGTGGTGACTTTGGTCATGGCTTGGATCCGTTCCAGCCTCTTGGCCTCCAgttttttcttcatctctttgGTGTCACTGAGTCGGGAGACAGGGAGGAGATATCCTGTGAGCTGCGGCCCTTTGCCCGGAGGTAGGACCAGGCAGACAAGAGGGGCACTCTCACGTTTCTGAGGTCTCCTTGAAGGTCTTGAGTTCAGCAGCCTGCCTCTCTCTGGCCAGCTCCATCATCTTGGCGATTTGCTGcgaaggaggaaggacaggctTAGCGAGGAGCCTTTGGCGGCGCAggagaggtgggatgggtggcCGCCCTGTCTGCCGCCGTGTCCCAGACCTCGGTCGCGTGCTGTTCCTTGCGTTTGAGGACGGAGAGGTACTGCTCCTCCCCTTGCTGCTGCAGCTCCCGCTCCAGCCTGCTCTTCAGCTCCTGCACGCGCGGGTCTGCACCCTCGGGGGGCTCGCTAGGCGCCGCCACCACGACAGTCTCCTCACTGGGCAGGGTCCTGCGGAAGCCACGTGGGAAGAGGCCCTGAGCCGGGCGCCAGCACTCTGGGGGAGGGCAGGACACCGCCGACCCCTTTACCTCTTCTTGCGGGAGCCCTTGCCCGGGCGGAGCTTGCAGCCAGCTGCTGGAGCCCCGAGGTCTGCCAGCTGCGAGGTGCCACGTTGCAGCAGCTCTTCCCAGCGCCTGGCTCCGCGCCGCTCCAGCTCTCGAAGCTCCTTCTCCTGTCTCCGCTGCAGCTTCACCAGGCCCTTCAGCTCCTGCAGCTCCTCCAAGCTGGTGGTCTGTGGCTCTGAAGAGGCATGGCTAAGGCGCCAAGCCGCCCAGGGCGTCTTTCCTGCCCTGCTGGCCTCCCCATAGTTCCAGGCCCTCTCCCCAGATCCTGTCCCAAGATCGCAGGGCTCAGCAGGCCTTATCTGCCACTTCTCTCCAGCTTTCTCCTTGGCCTCGGCCCCAGGTGCTGTAAGAGCACGGGACTGGACTGCTAGGTGCCTTGGAGGCACCTCAGTTTGGTTCCTGCAGGGGTGCGGTTTGAGCCCTCTGCAACTGCCCCTCTCTCGCGCTGAGGCTTCAGACCCGGGTCTTCCCTCCCCAGATGAAAATGTTCGTCTTTGGGGGACTATGGGTGTGTTGGAAGAGGTGGAGAGCTATACATTAGGCAGGTGGACCCAGGACTGCCTACCTGTTGACCCGTTGCCTGCTGGGACGGATGCTCCATTGGACTGGCTGGCGACAGGAATCCCGGGTGAGAAGGGCTTCTGTGTGAGGACAACCTGCTAGAAAGGTGGTTCTAACTCCCGCCCCTCCCCTGAGCAGGGAACTCTGCCCCTCCCAACTCATTCCACAGCTCTTGGGGGTTTTGGCAGTAGTCCAGGTGACACAGACCTCAGGCAGACTTCCTGTCACCTCCTTGAACTTCATAGACTTCTTATCGTGGGCACTGAAGTACTTGATGGGGTTGGCGAGAGCCACAGTAAGATCTGGGGAGCACAAGACACGAGCAGCCTGGTATGAGTGAAGTGGGGCCTGGAAGGAACCACCTACCATCCTTTTTTGTTCCGCTTCAGGCTCAGTGAAGGAAAGGGAATGGGCAATCTGGGGCCCCTGGCATGCCTCAGGTCTCCTACCTGCCCACGTGTCAGGTACATAGTCCTTCATCTCCAGGAAGACAAAGAGGGCAGGCATGGTGAGAGGCATGTTGCTCTCACTTCGCAGGCACACGTGGTGGTATCCTATTGAACACGATGAGGCAGATGGAAATGGTAAGCTGGAGCCCATTCCTGCCCAGGACTACACACATCAGCACTTAGGATGTCTGGCTTTAGAGTCACCGGCCAGGGTCTTAAGCCTAATGCTTTGCTTCCTTACTATGTGACTTTGGGCAGGTTAGGTTAACTCTCCAAGTCTCTCCTCATCTATCTGCCTCGTGTGTTTATTTTAAGGATGTGTTTTAAGCTCCTCACACattcttattacatttttatgtattcaCTTTGTGTGAgcccacatgtacatgtgcaggaagaggtcagaggacagcttgtgggaacaagttctctcctttcaccatgtggggcctagggtcaaactcagatcattaggcttagcagcaagtgtctctacccgctgagccatctcctcagctcctctcACACATTCTAAGTACCCGTGGATGCCAGCTGCTCAGGAATCTGTAACAGTGAGTCCAGAAAATCACGGGCATTCTGTTCGGTGGGCAGAGTTCCCACAGGTCAGGTTCCCAGAGAAAGTCTATTCCTGTCCCACTCCTTAGATAAGCTGGTGAGGCCTCAAAGGCCCTTTCGGAAGTTCCCCCACCTCCAGGCAGCATGCTGGTCTCGGACTCAGTCTCTGCAAGTAGTTAAGAAGCCCACTCCTTACCAGAATGTAAGGCATTGATGGGGATGATTCGGTGCCCAAGAAATCTGTTGCCTTCTTCCATCACAGCTATCCTGAGGGAGGCCAGCTCAGGAATCAAGATCTGGAGGTAGTTTAGTACAGGAAAGGCTGAGGAGTAGACATGGGGGAGCCAAGCTGCCCCTCGCCTGTCTCCAGAAGTCTCCAAGCCTGACAGACTTACCAGACTTGGTGAGGATAGGCAGAAGGCATGCCCTATGGCACATACAGGCATCTTATGGTTTGTGCCAGGCTCACATGGGGAAAAGGGCTAGATGTGCAGCCCAGGACAGTGAGCGCCATGCAAATAGCCCTTGGCAGCTTTCCAACCAGTGTCCAAGGACGCAACAGAATTCCACCATCCCACCACCATCCCCTTACCCTGAGCAGGGAAGGGAGTTCCTGCTTCCATCCCTAATCCTCATATGTACACACTCTcccttccctacacacacacacacacacacacacacacacacacacacacctaatgaACTTGAGCTTGGGACTTCTGAAAGTCAGAAAGTAACAgatgaggggaagagagaggaaatggtAGGTCTAGGAGCCCCTCTCCCATTGTTTCCTCTTATCTGTAAGCAAAGGTCAAGAACTAGGGACAGACCCCAATGCCAGCCCCATCCCTAGCACCTTCTCAAAGACAAAGGGCTCCTCTTTCCAGACAGGGTTGATGGAGTTAGTCGTAGGTGACAGCTTGGTGCGATAGCGCCTCTTGGGGTCCCCTGGGAGGCCAAAGAGTTCCACTTCTACGTAGGTGCGAACACTGCGCTCTGACAGAAACTGCCCAGAGATCACCTAAGGGTGAGGGCCCAAGGAGGGGCAGCATTAGATCCCACTTAGGTTGGTTCCTAAGCCCTCAGGGCCTTTGTCTCTATAGGACTAAGTATCTATCATGGGTATTAAGAAAATCCCTTTCAACACTAGCCATCAAATAGAGGCTGTGTGGCTCAAGATTTACAGCTCTAAGGACCTGGGTGCTTCCGGCACTCAGGGGAGAGGTGGGTCACCCACATTTCTTCTCAGACAAGAAGGGAGCAGCAAATATTTCCCCCCTGGCCTAGAGCCTGGGCTCCTGCTGCCCAGCATGGACTAgtacctctcccctcccccactggagCCTCAGCCCTTCCCCTTGGTTTCCATGGGGACTAAGAGGCAGACTCCTGTGCTGAGGAGGAGGCAGTTTCCAAGGCAACTTGCTACTGCACGAACTGGCTAGGGCTGAAGTCTTCAGGATATCAGGGAAGGGGGTTGGGGTAGAGGGAGGGGTGGGCTTCTGGGCCTTCCTTCTCAACAGCCCAGCCCTCCCAGCCACTTGTCAGCCCCGGGCCTTGCCGTAATGGAAAGGGTGGTGGCTACCACCACATCAATGCGGTCCACTGAGAAGGGGTTGAATTGCTTGTCCGGCCTGCGCATGAACTCGTGCTTCAGGAGGTATCCACTCTGCCCGTTGAACTCAAACAGTGCTATGTTCTGCTGCATTGGCAGGTCTGGGGGTGTGAGAGGATGCAGTGAGGATGATGTCGCCTAAATCTGTCCTCAGTCTCTATTCAATACTTTTTCAAGCCTCTCTTGCCTTGGGAATGGGGAGGTTTGGGTAGATCATGAGGGTGAGAGTTTCTCATGTCCCTTCCCAGGTCCTTGGGGTATCTAGCCTCTCAGGAAAAGGTCCTCAGCCTAGAGTCAGCAAGGAACAGTGGTATGACTGGGCTGCATACTCACAGTGGATCAGGGATAGCTGGCACAGATCTTTCCAAAATCACAACCGAACAGAGCAGCCAGGACCCATGCCAGCCTTGGTGTCTTATGTATGTTCTGATATATGAGCAGCTGAACAGGCATGAGGAAATGCTCCCCTCCCCAAAGTGTTCACAGACCAAGACATGCTCCCAGAGCCTACACAAACGCCACAGCTAGTATGCACCAAAGATTCCCCAGGGAGGGTAAAGACAGGATAGGCAGGGCCCAGGGGAGGGTTCTTACCCATTGTTTGGAAATTGAGGGCAACCATCTGGCATCCAGCATTCCAGAACATCTGGGGCATGTAGTTGGAAGAGTCCATGCGTGTGCCCTTGGGGTAGACTCGGCTCATCTGACGTTTATTGTAGCTGTTGCTGAGTATAGGATCTGGCCAAGGCCATTTGCACCAGCAGGACCCCAGGCCCTCCCCCCAAACCCCATCCCACCAGGGGTCTTGGCTAGTAAAACCTCAAGGATACTCCACAAACTGCGTTGAGGCCTTAGAGAGAAGCTCATAGGCCTTGAGCTCCGTGAAGGAAGAGATGACGTAACTTCTGTTCTTCTCTGagcaagggagaaagggaggttCGGAACTCCACGTCAGGTtgccctctgcctcagccctgcCTTCCTTTTGTGGCACCTTCCTCCAGAGAGCAATGCTTCCGACCCAGGATTCTGTTGTGGTCTCGGGTTTTAGTAGTCAGATTTAAGAGGAATATGTGTGCTGGGGCAAAGGGACTTCCAAGTGGACATGCAGAGGGAGAAAGCCTGCACCATAGTCCTAAAGAGTGAGGGCTATGTGCCATCGACGGACATGGAGGGTGTGGGGGACACATGAGGCTGAGTCCGGGGTATCAGgaacatgtggtacatatacctAGTGAAAGAATAGCTGGGGTGTATAGCTGAAAGAATCCACGTGCATGCCCCTGGGACACATAAAGTCATATGCTCTTTGTTATTGACCACCCCTGAGTATAAGTGCTGGCCAGGGCCGTTTTCGTCAGAAGGATGCCAAGCCTTCCTGCAAGCCCCCAATGAGGGGACTTTGGCTGGTGAAGCCTCGAGGATACCCAGGGAGTGACATTTACAGGGAATGAAATGTGTGAGAAATTAGCTAGTGCACAGAGGGACAGCAGTATGCTAAGAGCAGTGCCCCGTACCCTCCAAAGCACAGTCTGGGTGTGCCCAGGTAGCAGAACAGGTTGTGAGGTCAGGTGTGGTGAGTCAGTGTTGCAGACATCAACTGCACAAGAGTGTTCAGAAAGGGACTGAACTGCTCATGTtggggagacacacagagagtggGGAATGCACTCGAGTGCACCCTGAAAAGACCCGGGCAAATAGCAGGAAGGATCCAATGGGGTAAGTAAGCATCTGGAGaattctctgcctctgccccctcctgggagcgctccctctctctctctctctctctctctctctctctctctctctctctctccaaggtttctctatgtagagtcctggctgttctgaaactcactatgcagttcCCATTTCAGAGATccaccccagtgctaggattaaaggcatgctctccGAGGAACTCTTACGTCCAGGACTGGGGCTCCTAGACTTGGGGCAGAACTTAATATAATTGAGGCCTGGGAGTTGCAAAACTAGGAAATTCCAGAAGCCCTAGACAGGCCTGGCTGAGGTAGCCTGTCATAACGACCTGCCTGTCATTGACAAACTCCAGAACAGTCCATTTGCTGCCAAGTTCTTCAGTCCAATGCTGGGAGCCACTGCCACTTAAACAAGTCATTTGCCTGACTCCTCCACTGAGTATTTATAGACAAGGACCTTAGTGCAAGGAGGGGACAGGTCTCCCTTCCTTTCATCCCACCCACCAGGCCATTCTTGAATGAGGGCAGCTTTCTCTTGAGCCTAGCCTGCCTTCTCTTCGCCCACCTCCCTGTACTAACATACATACGTGCAGAGAACTCAAAGGAAATGAACTTGGTGGGCTGGATGTAATTGACAAGGCTGGACATTTCCTCATAAGCTGTCACCTCCAAGCCTGCTGTGCCCTAGAGATTGAAAGGGAGAGTGAAGAAAGAAACAGGACAGAGCCCAGATTGTACTCCGTGTCCACCCAGACGGTACCACAATGGAGATGTCAGAGGGACTATCCCCACACACCTCATCCGACTGcatcttctttatctcttcttcaTCCAGGCTTCctgactcctcctcttcctcctcctccacctcctcctccacctcagtCTGGTCCTCAGCAGTCCACACTGCTACACACAGTTTGGTCAACACTGGCTCTCCCCAGACCCCACCCCATTCTTGTTACTCACTCACCTGTGTCCTCCTCTATTGGGACACTAGATGGGCAACTGCACTCGGCCTCCCCACCAGGTTTCTGCCCACCAGGGAAGCTGGGGGATGCTGGCCCAGAAAACTGGTTCTTCTTATTCTTAATGAGGATCTTGCCCCGGAGGTCCTCAGGGCTGGGCAGAGGGATGCCAGGTTTCAGCTGCAGAAAGGGGGAAAGTGGGCACCATTGCTTCTTCTGTGGTATGTGCTCCCTGCTCCAAGCAGTGCCCCCTGGTGTGGGCCTATGTCTGTTGCCTCAATTCCTGCCATTGCCCCTTGTGTCTTGAATTCCCACTTGACCAAAATTACCTGATCCTGGGCAGTAATGTCTCTTTCACCCATTCCTTCTGACTAGAAGGTGTTTTTCCCATGCCCACTGAGTCTTTGTTATCTTCCAGATTTCACCTTAACCACCGCATCCCTCCAGGAAACCTTCCCTGATCCTCTAACTCTCCAGCATTGTTTCCCATAGCAACCGCTGGCTGTAACTGGCCTGGATGCTTGTCCATCTCCTCATGAAGAGGGTCAGAAACCTGGGACAGCAACTGTGGATTTtagatttggtttgttttgtttgtttggttggtcgtttttagacagggtctcactatgcagctctggttgGCATGaaacttgagatcttcctgcctcatcctctcaagtgctggggttacaggtaaaTTCCATCACTAGGAGAACCCTAACTCTACTCTCTGACACGTGGTAGGTGACAGGAGCCCAGATTCACAATCCAACCAAAGGAACTCAAGTATCTCTGCCCTTTTAACCTGGTTCCACATTTCCCCAGGTCCAGATGCCCCACAAGACTGCACTCACAGGGAATTTTTCCAGGGGATCTGTGAGCAGGGTTTCTCCAAACATAGTCCTGCAGTACTCGGCCATCTTAGCCTGTTGGCGGGGTCTGGTAGCAGCGAACACAAGAAAAGGAAGGGGTGAAGTGCCTAGCACCAGTGCTCTTGCCCATCTTTTGTGCCCTGATGGCCCAGATCAGAGGTCCAGGAAGTGGGAGAGGTAGGAACACAGGAAGGAGAGGCTGAGGTCCCAAGGAGGCTGTATTGAGACCAGAGAACTCAATGAAGGACTGGAGGCCAGGGACAGTGCATGTGTGTTAGCGGGGTTCAGGCCAGAGGCTGGGGTGCAGGTGGAGAATGAGGCTGGGTGGTCCTGGATACGCACGAGTCCACGTGGTTTTCAAACGACAAGATGACAGGATAGGGGGAGGTCTTAAAGGCGCTCTCTGCAATGGCTTCGATTGCTTCCTAGAGGAGAAAGGAACTCTGTGAAGAGGGTAGCCCCGCCCCGTGGTACCCCCCCTGGTGTCCCGCCCCCTGGTGCCCCGCCCACAGTGCCCCTCCCCACTACTTAGCTTCAGCATAGGCTCGAAACTAGATAGCCACGGTAGCCTCGAAGCAGCTTGAGGCATTCCAGAAAGTTCTTCCCTCCAGCTTCACTCCCCTATCTTCAGAAAGCCTCTCCTCAGCCCCTTTCTGGCAACCCCTGTAGTCAGTCTCCATAGCCCAAGACCCACCTTGAACAAGATATCTGTGGTCATGGTGAAGCCATGGGTGATAATGGGCTCCTCATCCGGGGGCTTCCCCTTCCAACAGTCTAATTCCACACAACGGCAGCCAGACAGGAGCACCTGGCGGTACATCTCAGCCGAGGAAAGGCCTGAAAACTGGCCAGCTGAGcagggggagagaaggaaaaagatgtCACTGACAGCCGGGCTAGTCCCTCACAACCTCATAGCCTGTCCTGTTAGCAGGGTAAGCAGTAGCTGAGACGCATCCATGGAGAATCCAAGGCCCGGGAGCGGATGGACGGACACGGGGTTTCCAGGACCCACCTGTCAGGTAGGTGTTGTGTGAGGAGTTGATGAAGTAGTGATTCAGTGGCTGGGTCATGTCGTGGTGGAGCAGCAGTGTGTTGTGGGCTAGCACACTGTTCTCTGGTCCACAGAGAAACCATACCATGCCCTCTGGTGACAGCTGGCCTGCGAGACAGTGGATAGCAGGCAGTCATGGCTGCAGCTCAGCTCCCAGGGTGGGACGAGACTACAGGATGCGGGGACACTTGAGTTCTCACCCCTCTGCACGTTGATGCCGCTGGGTTCATACTTGTCGATGAGAGCCTGCACCTGCTCGGGCCGGGCTGGTGGGAACAACAAGGAGTTGAGCCGAGAGTCTCGCTGCTTCTGATTGATGAATTTGGTCAGGTGTTCCTTGGTCATGTAGGGTTTAGCTTTAGCATGGCTGCAGGCCGGGGGAGGAGGTCACAGATGCAGTCTTTGAACCTAAAGGCTTGGGCTGCCCTCTTCTCTTGTACAACCTTGTGATTCCCGAAAGGCTGGGTGGAAGGAAGGGTCTGCCTCCCTTACCAccacaccatgcccagcccaagGAACTCACTAAGAAGTgaagatctcatcaatttctggCCGAGGACAGAGACTCATGAGGAAGCTCTTGTACACAGACTCTGGGAAGTCCTCGGGATTGATAGCATCATTCTGGAAGAACCATCACCTTGTTACCCCTTATTTATCTCGCCTGCTCAGAGCTAAGACTCAGCACAAcctgtccccagctctgggaaaggTGGCCTGATCAGACA harbors:
- the Plcb2 gene encoding 1-phosphatidylinositol 4,5-bisphosphate phosphodiesterase beta-2 isoform X1, giving the protein MSLLNPVLLPPNVKAYLSQGERFIKWDDETSIASPVILRVDPKGYYLYWTYQSKEMEFLDITSIRDTRFGKFAKTPKSQKLREVFNMDFPDNHFLQKALTVVSGPDMVDLTFHNFVSYKENVGKDWAEDILDLTKHPMTANAPRSTFLDKILVKLKMQLNPEGKIPVKNFFQMFPADRKRVEAALSACHLAKGKNDAINPEDFPESVYKSFLMSLCPRPEIDEIFTSYHAKAKPYMTKEHLTKFINQKQRDSRLNSLLFPPARPEQVQALIDKYEPSGINVQRGQLSPEGMVWFLCGPENSVLAHNTLLLHHDMTQPLNHYFINSSHNTYLTAGQFSGLSSAEMYRQVLLSGCRCVELDCWKGKPPDEEPIITHGFTMTTDILFKEAIEAIAESAFKTSPYPVILSFENHVDSPRQQAKMAEYCRTMFGETLLTDPLEKFPLKPGIPLPSPEDLRGKILIKNKKNQFSGPASPSFPGGQKPGGEAECSCPSSVPIEEDTAVWTAEDQTEVEEEVEEEEEEESGSLDEEEIKKMQSDEGTAGLEVTAYEEMSSLVNYIQPTKFISFEFSAQKNRSYVISSFTELKAYELLSKASTQFVDYNKRQMSRVYPKGTRMDSSNYMPQMFWNAGCQMVALNFQTMDLPMQQNIALFEFNGQSGYLLKHEFMRRPDKQFNPFSVDRIDVVVATTLSITVISGQFLSERSVRTYVEVELFGLPGDPKRRYRTKLSPTTNSINPVWKEEPFVFEKILIPELASLRIAVMEEGNRFLGHRIIPINALHSGYHHVCLRSESNMPLTMPALFVFLEMKDYVPDTWADLTVALANPIKYFSAHDKKSMKFKEVTGSLPEKPFSPGIPVASQSNGASVPAGNGSTEPQTTSLEELQELKGLVKLQRRQEKELRELERRGARRWEELLQRGTSQLADLGAPAAGCKLRPGKGSRKKRTLPSEETVVVAAPSEPPEGADPRVQELKSRLERELQQQGEEQYLSVLKRKEQHATEQIAKMMELARERQAAELKTFKETSETDTKEMKKKLEAKRLERIQAMTKVTTDKVAQERLKREINNSHIQEVVQAIKQMTETLERHQEKLEGKQTACLEQIRELEKQFQEKALAEYEARMKGLETEVKESVRACFKACFPSETEDKPEGACEASKELCPQEPLTNKADTQESRL
- the Plcb2 gene encoding 1-phosphatidylinositol 4,5-bisphosphate phosphodiesterase beta-2 isoform X2, which codes for MSLLNPVLLPPNVKAYLSQGERFIKWDDETSIASPVILRVDPKGYYLYWTYQSKEMEFLDITSIRDTRFGKFAKTPKSQKLREVFNMDFPDNHFLQKALTVVSGPDMVDLTFHNFVSYKENVGKDWAEDILDLTKHPMTANAPRSTFLDKILVKLKMQLNPEGKIPVKNFFQMFPADRKRVEAALSACHLAKGKNDAINPEDFPESVYKSFLMSLCPRPEIDEIFTSYHAKAKPYMTKEHLTKFINQKQRDSRLNSLLFPPARPEQVQALIDKYEPSGINVQRGQLSPEGMVWFLCGPENSVLAHNTLLLHHDMTQPLNHYFINSSHNTYLTAGQFSGLSSAEMYRQVLLSGCRCVELDCWKGKPPDEEPIITHGFTMTTDILFKEAIEAIAESAFKTSPYPVILSFENHVDSPRQQAKMAEYCRTMFGETLLTDPLEKFPLKPGIPLPSPEDLRGKILIKNKKNQFSGPASPSFPGGQKPGGEAECSCPSSVPIEEDTVWTAEDQTEVEEEVEEEEEEESGSLDEEEIKKMQSDEGTAGLEVTAYEEMSSLVNYIQPTKFISFEFSAQKNRSYVISSFTELKAYELLSKASTQFVDYNKRQMSRVYPKGTRMDSSNYMPQMFWNAGCQMVALNFQTMDLPMQQNIALFEFNGQSGYLLKHEFMRRPDKQFNPFSVDRIDVVVATTLSITVISGQFLSERSVRTYVEVELFGLPGDPKRRYRTKLSPTTNSINPVWKEEPFVFEKILIPELASLRIAVMEEGNRFLGHRIIPINALHSGYHHVCLRSESNMPLTMPALFVFLEMKDYVPDTWADLTVALANPIKYFSAHDKKSMKFKEVTGSLPEKPFSPGIPVASQSNGASVPAGNGSTEPQTTSLEELQELKGLVKLQRRQEKELRELERRGARRWEELLQRGTSQLADLGAPAAGCKLRPGKGSRKKRTLPSEETVVVAAPSEPPEGADPRVQELKSRLERELQQQGEEQYLSVLKRKEQHATEQIAKMMELARERQAAELKTFKETSETDTKEMKKKLEAKRLERIQAMTKVTTDKVAQERLKREINNSHIQEVVQAIKQMTETLERHQEKLEGKQTACLEQIRELEKQFQEKALAEYEARMKGLETEVKESVRACFKACFPSETEDKPEGACEASKELCPQEPLTNKADTQESRL
- the Plcb2 gene encoding 1-phosphatidylinositol 4,5-bisphosphate phosphodiesterase beta-2 isoform X3 gives rise to the protein MEFLDITSIRDTRFGKFAKTPKSQKLREVFNMDFPDNHFLQKALTVVSGPDMVDLTFHNFVSYKENVGKDWAEDILDLTKHPMTANAPRSTFLDKILVKLKMQLNPEGKIPVKNFFQMFPADRKRVEAALSACHLAKGKNDAINPEDFPESVYKSFLMSLCPRPEIDEIFTSYHAKAKPYMTKEHLTKFINQKQRDSRLNSLLFPPARPEQVQALIDKYEPSGINVQRGQLSPEGMVWFLCGPENSVLAHNTLLLHHDMTQPLNHYFINSSHNTYLTAGQFSGLSSAEMYRQVLLSGCRCVELDCWKGKPPDEEPIITHGFTMTTDILFKEAIEAIAESAFKTSPYPVILSFENHVDSPRQQAKMAEYCRTMFGETLLTDPLEKFPLKPGIPLPSPEDLRGKILIKNKKNQFSGPASPSFPGGQKPGGEAECSCPSSVPIEEDTVWTAEDQTEVEEEVEEEEEEESGSLDEEEIKKMQSDEGTAGLEVTAYEEMSSLVNYIQPTKFISFEFSAQKNRSYVISSFTELKAYELLSKASTQFVDYNKRQMSRVYPKGTRMDSSNYMPQMFWNAGCQMVALNFQTMDLPMQQNIALFEFNGQSGYLLKHEFMRRPDKQFNPFSVDRIDVVVATTLSITVISGQFLSERSVRTYVEVELFGLPGDPKRRYRTKLSPTTNSINPVWKEEPFVFEKILIPELASLRIAVMEEGNRFLGHRIIPINALHSGYHHVCLRSESNMPLTMPALFVFLEMKDYVPDTWADLTVALANPIKYFSAHDKKSMKFKEVTGSLPEKPFSPGIPVASQSNGASVPAGNGSTEPQTTSLEELQELKGLVKLQRRQEKELRELERRGARRWEELLQRGTSQLADLGAPAAGCKLRPGKGSRKKRTLPSEETVVVAAPSEPPEGADPRVQELKSRLERELQQQGEEQYLSVLKRKEQHATEQIAKMMELARERQAAELKTFKETSETDTKEMKKKLEAKRLERIQAMTKVTTDKVAQERLKREINNSHIQEVVQAIKQMTETLERHQEKLEGKQTACLEQIRELEKQFQEKALAEYEARMKGLETEVKESVRACFKACFPSETEDKPEGACEASKELCPQEPLTNKADTQESRL